GAGTACCAGGGAGAAGGCATAAACATCTTCCACTACTTCTTCGGGCCCACCGACTATGCCTTCAGCCTCGGAAAGTACCGCTACATCTTCGCCAACGACGTCATGGGTAGCTACACCCTGAGCGAGAGGCAGTTCAAGTGGCTGGCCGGGCAGATGGAGCTCGCCAGGAGCCTCGGACAGAGGCCGGTGATAGTTATGCACGCCCCGCCCTACGACCCGAGACCCGGTGGAGACGACCACGCAATGAACGAGAAGAGCGCTGAGGAGCTGCTGAAGCTCATGAAGGAGTACGACGCCTTTGGAATCTTCAGCCACATCCACATCTACTGGAACGGAACTTACAAGGGGGTGCACTTCATCATAACCGGTGGTGGTGGCGCGCCGCTCTACGCGAAGCCAGATGAGGGTGGTTTCTACCACTACGTTGTCCTGACGATGGCTCCGGGAGAGATTGGCATAAGGGTCGTCAAGCTCTCCTGACCCTTTTTCTATATAGAGATTGTTAGCTCGATATATTCTATTGCGAAAAGATATTTATACGGTCTTCTTTACTTCGGCCCGGTGGTTGTTGTGGAGCCGTGGTTGTTGATAACGATCATTCTCGGTTTTGCCATGGCTTGGGCGATAGGTGCCAACGATGCCGCCAATTCAATGAGCACCGCGGTTGGGGCGGGGGCGATAACGCCGAGACAGGCGGTCATTATAGCGGGTCTCCTTGAGTTTACTGGAGCTTACTTTTTCGGCAAGAGCGTCACCGAGACGATAAGGAAGGGAATCCTCGACCCGAGCCGGATAACCGACCCCCATGTGCTCATCTACGGTTCTGCCTCTGCACTTCTGGCTGCCACCATATGGCTCGTCATAGCGACAAAGTTCGGTTTACCGGTCTCTACCACTCACTCGATAATCGGTGGCATAGTCGGTTACGGTATAGTTTACGCCGGCCTCTCAATAGTCAACTGGGGCAAGATGACGCAGGTCATCCTCAGCTGGATTCTCTCCCCCATAGTCGGTGCCATAATGGCCTACTTCGTCTTCAAGGCCCTAACGAAGAGCATATTCGAGAGGAAAAACCCGGTGAGGAGCGCCCGCCTCTGGTCGCCCTTCTGGATAGGACTGGCCTTCGTGGTCATCGGGACGATGTTCTACATAAAAGTTCTCCACGGGAAGGACCTGAAGGTTGGGGTTCTCTACTACGGCGTTCCGGTCGGGGTTCTCGTTTTTCTAATCACCTACGCCTTGATAAGGCTCCGCTTCCCGATAAGCGACCCCCTCATAGGTGTTGAAGCCATATTCAGGAAAGTTCAGGTCGTTACATCTGGCTACGTGGCTTTAGCGCATGGTGCCAACGACGTTGCCAACGCAATCGGCCCTGTCGCGGCAGTTTACGCGGTCGCGACGATGGGAATGGCTGGGATGAAGGTTCCCGTTCCGAGGTGGATACTCGCTTTAGGAGGCCTCGGCATAGCGGTCGGCGTTGCCACCTACGGCTACCGGGTCATGGAGACCGTCGGAAGGAGGATAACAGAGCTGACCAATACGCGCGGCTTCACCATAG
The window above is part of the Thermococcus sp. genome. Proteins encoded here:
- a CDS encoding inorganic phosphate transporter, with the translated sequence MVVVEPWLLITIILGFAMAWAIGANDAANSMSTAVGAGAITPRQAVIIAGLLEFTGAYFFGKSVTETIRKGILDPSRITDPHVLIYGSASALLAATIWLVIATKFGLPVSTTHSIIGGIVGYGIVYAGLSIVNWGKMTQVILSWILSPIVGAIMAYFVFKALTKSIFERKNPVRSARLWSPFWIGLAFVVIGTMFYIKVLHGKDLKVGVLYYGVPVGVLVFLITYALIRLRFPISDPLIGVEAIFRKVQVVTSGYVALAHGANDVANAIGPVAAVYAVATMGMAGMKVPVPRWILALGGLGIAVGVATYGYRVMETVGRRITELTNTRGFTIDFSAATVVLTASWLGMPISTTHTVVGAVIGIGLARGVKAINKAIVIDIIISWFVTVPVAALISAVIFKALMLVG